The sequence CGCCTCCTGGACGCGGGCCACCGGCCGGACGCGGTGTTCGCCTACAACGACCTCATCGCGATCGGCGCCATGCGCGTCCTGTCCGAACGCGGGCTGCGCGTGCCCGAGGACGTCGCGGTCGTCGGGTTCGACGATGTGGTGGAGGGCCGCTTCGGCGCCGTCACCCTCACCTCGATCTCCCCCGACAAGGCGTCCATCGCCCGCATGGCGGTCGAGTCGGTCCTCTCCCAACTCGACGGCACCCCACGGCAGCAGGGTCGCCGCATCCACGCCGGCTACACGCTGGTGCGCCGCGAGAGCACCCTCGGAAACGGCTGACCGCCTCCCTTTCGGGGCGGCCCCCGCCACGGTGTCCGCTGCCTCAGGACTGCCGTACGCCTCAGCGCCGGCCCACCGGCATCTGCGCGGGCCGCGCGCGGACCTCCGGGTATGGCTCGTAACCTGGACCGATGCCGAGGTGGCGGCGGAGCCGTTCCGCACCGATCCGCCGCCCGAGCGGCTGAAGGCGGGCGACGTCTGCCGGGTGGGGGTGCCGCCGACCGTGATCCATGTGACGGCCGTCGACCGTCACGACCCTCCCCTGGAGACGGGCTGGCCGCCCCGCCCCGCGCCGACCGTCTCCGTGCTGCCGCGCGGCCTGTCCCGCCGGGAGTTCCCGGACGGCAGCCATCTCGACGGCACGGGGTACGGCCTTCATCCGGGCGACGGTACGCCGTTCACCTTCGAGCTGTTGATGCGGCCGTACGCATTCCTTTCGCCCGGCGACGAGGTCGCCGACGCCGCCGGCCGGGCATGGCGAATTCGACGGGCCCTGGAACTGGACGGCGTTCAACGGAGCGGGCCACGGCTCCGGCCCCGGCCCCGGCCCCGAGTGGCCGCTCGTCTCCGGTCGTTCGTCGGCCGACCCGGCTCGAACACCAGCACCATGGGTGAATCTCCTCCTGCTGGCACGCCGTGCGCGCTCGTGAGGTGGCAATGTGCCAACTGGTGATCAGCTCATACGCACGCGTCGGGGCGGGGTCCGCCCGGATGGTGGCCAGTCCCTGAGTGGTGGGCGGCCGTCGTCGCGTGGGGTTGGGGGGAAGGCATGGCGTCTCGGTCGGCCGTCGAGGGCTCGGGCTCCTTACCGGAGAGTTCCGGCAGGCGCCCGATCCCTCGGCACGTCGCCTGTGTGATGGACGGGAACGGCAGGTGGGCGGCGCAGCGTTCGTTGCCGCGTACGGCGGGTCACCGGGCCGCGGAGAGTACGGTGATCGACGTCATCGAGGCCGCGCGGTCGGCCGGGGTCCAGTGGCTGAGCCTGTACGCGTTCTCGACGGAGAACTGGCGTCGGCCCGACGAGGAAGTCACCTTCCTCATGGAGCTGGTACGGCGCGCGGTGCGCAAGCACGCCCCGCTGTTGCAGGCGCGGGGGATCCGTTGCCGCTTCCTCGGCGTGACCCACCCGCGCATCCCCCCGGCACTGAGTCAGGACTTCGCCGACCTGACGACCCTGACCGGCAGGAACCGGGGCATGACCCTGACCGTCGCCTTCGATCACGGCGGGCGCCGGGACATCGTCGCGGCGGCGAGATCGCTGATCCGCAGCGGGGTGCCGGCCGAGGCCGTGA is a genomic window of Streptomyces sp. WP-1 containing:
- the uppS gene encoding polyprenyl diphosphate synthase; the protein is MDGNGRWAAQRSLPRTAGHRAAESTVIDVIEAARSAGVQWLSLYAFSTENWRRPDEEVTFLMELVRRAVRKHAPLLQARGIRCRFLGVTHPRIPPALSQDFADLTTLTGRNRGMTLTVAFDHGGRRDIVAAARSLIRSGVPAEAVTEESFAAHLPFPDTPDVDLVIRTSGEQRISNFMLWQVAYAEWVFPPVLWPDFRAPHFLECLHTYQQRQRRFGGLLPKQNGEPSP